The DNA sequence TATCAGACACACAGGAGGAAATAGACgagatgaatccacatgtggggCTGTAGTGAGTGTTTGGGGCAGCGGGACGGTGTCTGTAGGACAGAATAAACTACAGAGTGTGAGTTCacggtgatgaaggaacatgaagaagaggagacacCAGGCTGAGAGAGACTCGTTAGGACAGACGTGAACATAGAGAACCACAGTTTTTACACCAGACGCTTCCTGTTTCCTGCCAGGACCTACCACCGTGTGATCGCTGGAGAGCACAATAAAGGTTTTGGCTCCAACGAGGACGTCCAGGTGCTGAAACCCGCCAAGGTGAGAACCACccatcagccaatcagcttTCAGAACACACCTTCTCCTCCCACTAACAATCCTCCACCTCCCCAGGTCTTCACCCACCCCAAGTGGAACCCTAGAACCATCAACAACGACATCAGCCTCATCAAGCTGGCCACCCCCGCCCGCCTGGGCACCAACGTGTCCCCCGTCTGCCTCGCCGAGTCCTCTGACGTCTTCGCCCCCGGCACGAACTGCGTCACCTCCGGCTGGGGTCTGACCCGCTACAACGGTGAGATAAAACTTGTTCTATTTTGAATTCATAAAACACGTTCAGCTGACACGTCAGATGTGAGATCACTGACGCTCCCAAAGCTGCTTCCAAAGGGTTAAAATGGCCTCCAGAAACGACCTCTCTGATTGGTTGATTGAATTCACTGGAGACTCTGGCCTAGTGTTAGAATACTTTTATTCTGGAAGGGCAGCAGGaagtgtgtttgagtgtttgCGTTGTCCCCCACAGCTCCCAGTACTCCCAACAAGCTGCAGCAGGCCGCCCTGCCCCTGCTGTCCAACGAGCAGTGCAAGACCCACTGGGGCAGCAACATCTCCGACGTGATGATCTGTGCTGGAGGAGCCGGAGCCACTTCCTGCATGGTGAGGCCCCGCCCACCTACCTATCACGGTTTCAGTTGATCAGACTCTTTAttggtgtttatttattaacatgttGTGTTTCAGGGCGACTCTGGCGGTCCTCTGGTCTGTCAGAAGGACAACGTCTGGACTCTGGTTGGTATCGTCTCCTGGGGAAGCAGCCGTTGCTCTACCTCCACTCCTGCCGTCTACGCCCGTGTCACCGAGCTCCGTGCCTGGGCCGACCAGATCCTCGCCGCCAACTAAAAGCTCAGAGGCTGagacacactgacagacactgacagacactgaCAGAATGTGTGGACaatgaattataataaaaagGGTGAAAATCACTGAGGTGTGTTGTTTTGGGGGATTTTACACTTTTGTTGGAGAGTTATAATGGAGGAAGGTTCACAGTTGGACCGGGGTTCATGGTCTGACCGCCTAAACCGCGGGGGGTGCTCCAGTCAGCAGGTCAGGAAAACATTTGAGCCCTATCCGCCCAATCAGccagagagaaatgaaaaagtattattattacagtttttctcaatcgCTTTGGCACAATCATAGAATGACTATTGAACTGAGTATTTATATGAACATTATATCAGTTGTTTATAATTACTTTGGCACAAAATGAGTTAGATCAAAATACTTTTGTCTGCTATTGACTTCTTATACACATGTTCATTGTGTAAATCCGTACATGCCAAATACCAACAATCACAGTAACCTGTCACAGTTATACATAATAATTATGTGgtcgcgaccctgtacgcaggataagcggttgacgatggatggatggataattatGTGGTATTTTTGTAAAAGTTGTGAGATAGATAGACATAGACGAAACAACTGCTGTCCAATTTAGCTGACAGGTGAAACTCGTTATTCTGCAGGGTGGGACACAGCTGTGGAATATGGAGCGTGCAGGAGACAGAGTGGGCACGAGTCTGTCTGTGGAAGAGGAAGGGGAATTAGAGTGCGAAGGGAAGAGCAagagaacacagacacagagaaatcaCTTATCGACCATGTGATCACCCGTGGTCTAAGTATGACAGGTGGGAGAGTGCAGCCTGATCCGGGCCCGTCCACAGTGTCGTCACATAAATGTTTGGTTTAAAGTAGAGTGTGTGCCATGTTAGCAACTGGACAATACTACACAGTGGGAAACTATCACACTGTCAGAGTCATTTCACAAGATGTCTTTGCACTCTGACTGTCTTGGTCTGAGCAAAAAGGAGCCTTTTGTTCGGATTACAATGATTTATTCATTGatggatttatttacatttgaaacacaGTTAGTTCTTTTGGTTGAGTAATCACCTTTTACAGGTCACATAGAGTGGTGTGCTGAATGTACCACGTGGTGTGAGGATTCAGCAAATGTGTCAAATcgattgagaaaaactgtaatcttATTAAAGCGAAATGATTCATGCTTTCAGGTCCTCAGAGACAGATGCATCCTCTCTGACTGGTTTCATGTTTACAGAACAAATGTCCTCTAAACTGCAGCTAATCTAATACTAACATGATCTCGGGCCAACTTCTGTTCCAAACAAAGACGATATAACAGAAGTGGGCGTAGCTGCCGTGACATCACCCGTTGGTTTTTGGACCGCCGTTTTGAAGCttccagtttggcattttggtcgtcgccatgttgtttttttggaacaagatgtgaccatatttggacgagagggtggtgctagctagcttggttagcaagatgcatctgtaattcacgttaactgtgatattagctgggatgctaattttggctagcaacaaacaggcttaaaacaaaacgtacttacAGGAAAAATGAGCACTAACTcctgataagctttttcagtggcgctggttaaatgcacacagagcagcggatacgagtcgcctctatcctgattgacaggtcgccatggtagcaacttgtcaatcaccttgtagccccgccctaaagcctcccctgctttctagcgactgagaccataaactcattagcaaactgtttactgagggaataaatcagctgagaagtagaaacattttctcatagactgctatacaatcacacttctttctgcagccggtggagtcgccccctgctggctgcNNNNNNNNNNNNNNNNNNNNNNNNNNNNNNNNNNNNNNNNNNNNNNNNNNNNNNNNNNNNNNNNNNNNNNNNNNNNNNNNNNNNNNNNNNNNNNNNNNNNCTTTCTCATTTCACACCTCTCAAAGTACAAACTGAAGCCCTGACGACAAGGCAAGAGCAggaaaatgaaatgtgaaatgaaatgtatgtgtgtgtgtgtgtgtgtgtttacctgtgtgcgtcggtgtgtctgtgtgtgtgtgtgtgtgtttacctgtgtgcgtcggtgtgtctgtgtgtgtgtgtgtgtttacctgtgtgcgtcggtgtgtctgtgtgtgtgtgtgtttacctgtgtgcgtcggtgtgtgtgtgctgctgctgctgcttttggcTCTGTAGACACCGTGGGTGGAGATTCTTCCTCCATGACAGGAGTGGACACAGTCCTCGCTCGGCCGTTAGCCTGgaacctgacacacacacacagatttctgGTGTGACTGCATGGAAAGCAGCTCTGATTGAACACTAATCATTATTATGTCacttcattaattaattaaagcgATAATTCTTCTGATTTTTGCAGCTGCAaagtaaatataataaacaaataagtgaCACACAAATTAGCACAAGCATGCTGAACGtagcaacatttttatttttttatttttttattgtgccaCTCACGTCTGTGAAATTTAAAAGATTATTTTGCGAGTCAACaaaagtcgcagtttgtcatGTTGCCATTTAGTCTGATGGGAAAACGCTCAGGGAACTACTTTatcttatttttgtcttttgtcttcttGCCTTGCTGTCTTATTGCCTTGCTGTCTTATTGCCTTGCTGTCTTATTGCCTTGCTGTCTTATTGTATTGTCTTATTGTCTTGCTGTCTTATTGTATTGTCTTATTGTCTTGCTGTCTTATTGTATTGTCTTATTGTCTTGCTGtcttattgtattgttgtcttatTGTCTTGCTGTCTTATTGTATTGCTGTCTTATTGCCTTGCTGTCTTATTGTATTGTCTTGTCTTATTGTCTTGCTGTCTTATTGTATTGTCTTGTCTTATTGCCTTGCTGTCTTATTGTATTG is a window from the Micropterus dolomieu isolate WLL.071019.BEF.003 ecotype Adirondacks linkage group LG20, ASM2129224v1, whole genome shotgun sequence genome containing:
- the LOC123959448 gene encoding chymotrypsin B → MAFLWIISCLAFVSAAYGCGTPAITPQVTGYARIVNGEEAVPHSWPWQVSLQQSNGFHFCGGSLINENWVVTAAHCNVMTYHRVIAGEHNKGFGSNEDVQVLKPAKVFTHPKWNPRTINNDISLIKLATPARLGTNVSPVCLAESSDVFAPGTNCVTSGWGLTRYNAPSTPNKLQQAALPLLSNEQCKTHWGSNISDVMICAGGAGATSCMGDSGGPLVCQKDNVWTLVGIVSWGSSRCSTSTPAVYARVTELRAWADQILAAN